The Candidatus Poribacteria bacterium sequence CTCTTTGAATTCATCGCTCTTTTCCGCCATGCCCAGTCGGAGTGCATCCTCCTCGGTGACACCCTTTTCCCGCGCATACTGACGGACATCTTCCGTGATCTTCATTGAGCAGAAATGCGGACCGCACATCGAGCAGAAGTGCGCTTGTTTCGCGCCCTCTTGCGGCAGGGTTTCGTCGTGGAATTCACGAGCGGTTTCCGGATCGAGACTCAGATTGAACTGATCTTCCCAACGGAACTCGAAACGCGCCTTTGAGACGACATTATCACGCTCTTGGGCACCGGGATGCCCTTTGGCGAGATCTGCAGCGTGCGCTGCGATCTTGTACGCAATGACACCATCTTTAACATCCTTTTTGTTCGGCAGCCCCAGATGCTCTTTCGGTGTAACGTAGCAGAGCATCGCACAACCGAACCACCCGATCATCGCCGCCCCGATTGCGCTAGTGATGTGGTCATAGCCGGGGGCGATATCGGTTGTCAATGGACCTAGGGTGTAGAATGGCGCATCATAACAGTGCTTGAGCTCCAGATCCATATTCTCTTTGATCAGCTGCATCGGTACGTGCCCGGGACCTTCAATCATCACCTGACAGTCTGATTCCCAAGCGATTTTCGTGAGTTCACCCAATGTTTCCAATTCGGCAATTTGGGCGGCATCATTTGCGTCTGCGAGGGCACCGAGCGAGAAGGAGACATCGTAAGTCTTCATGATGTCGCAGATTTCGCGGAAATTGGTGTAGAGGAAGCTTTCTTGATGGTGTGAGAGACACCATTTCGCCATGATGCTTCCGCCACGCGATACGATCCCACAGGATCGGTTTGCCGTGAGTGGAATATATTCTAGGCGCACACCGGCGTGAATGGTAAAGTAATCAACGCCTTGCTCGGCTTGCTCGATCAGGGTATCCCGGTAAATATCCCATGTCAACTCTTCCGCCTTGCCGCTCACTTTTTCAAGGGCTTGGTAGATTGGAACTGTGCCGATCGGGACGGGAGAATTGCGAAGGATCCATTCACGGGTCTCATGGATATTTTTCCCCGTTGACAAATCCATGACGGTATCGGCACCCCATTTCGTTGCCCATCGCATCTTCTCTACCTCTTCCTCAATGGAGGAGGCGACTGCGGAATTGCCGATATTCGCATTGATCTTCACAACATCGGTTCGGTTTCGGGGTGATTGATATTCGCTGGGATGATTGCCCGTCCGCGTGCGACCTCGTCCCGAACAAATTCAGGCGTAATGAAATCGGGAATAAAGGCACCGAAAGATTCGCCGGGGTGTTGATGGTTCAAGTGATTCCGGGGGGCAGATTCGCTCATGAGTGCCTCATACGCCTCAGCCCTCCCCAAATTCTCGCGGATGGCGATAAATTCCATCTCTGGTGTAACAATGCCCTGTCTAGCATAGTGCATCTGGGTAACACAGCCACCCGCTTTTGCGCGAAGCGGTTTTTTTCCTAGACCCGGAAAGTATTCCAAACGACCTTTCTGTTTTTCACGCCGGCTGGCGTACTGTTCGTGACCACGGGTCAGATAACCGTTATCCTGTGGTTGGATTTCGCGCCCCGCATATTCTTCGGTATCGCCGCGCGCCTGAATCCAATCCGCTCGTACCGGGGTTAGCCCTTGCTCGCTGTCACATGATTGTGCATCATCGCCCCAGGGTCCACTGGTGTCATAAACACGCAGCGGCTCGTTGGTTTCCATCTCACCGTTAAATGCCTGCGTGGGATGGAGTGCGATTTCACGGAAAGGCACACGTAGATCTTCGTTCTGTTCGCTGGAAACGTATACTCTTTTACTATTCGGAAAAAATTCGCTTGATTTTTCAGTAGCCATCGTCTCAACCTCCTATGCGGTAAGCAAATGTCAAAAAAAAACCGTTTCCCTGCATAAGGAAAACGGCTCGACATACAAAGTCTGGAACAACGAACGCTGCTCTCTACTCTGCAACTCATATTTCCCTACGCTGGTATTATCCAGATCAGGTCCAAAGGGTATATTCTCAGTGCCCCGGGTCAAATCGGAGCGCACCCCAACAAAGATTATAGATGACGCAGACTTGGCTTCATCGTTTTTTATACAACTCTCAGATAACGTTTATTCTTTCTTAAGAATTATTACAGGATTTCTAATTCAATGTTACAACGATTGCATAAGAAAGTCAAGAGAAAAATTAGATTAGGAGGTTTTCTTTCGACAAGCTACTAGCCACGAAGATTTTTCGACAGACTTTTTATAGATTGAAACAGATGCGTAGAGCACGGTCAATCTGCCCCATTGTAGCATCAGAAAGTGTACCTCTATAATCTAGCAGCCGAGACTTAGATACCACGCGCGTTTGAACACCGAGAGCCACAGAATCAATGGTTAATCCGCCTTCTGGGGCATGGACGAGCACATCGGTCGGATAGTTTCGCGCTACATTTCTTGCATTGGTAAACGGTGTAACCATAATCACTGGACTGGATGATTAATGGCATTACGTGTTACAATCACGGCAGGTCGTGTGCCGCTTTGCTCGGAACCTTCTATTGGATCAAAACGGACTTGATACACATCACCACGGTTCATGAACCATCCTCACCTAAACGTAAGGTTTCCCAACCTGCTGGCTCATATTCTTTAACCATCTGGGTATGGAGTTCCTGATATTCCGAATCCGTCGCCATCTGAGTAATCTGCGCATCAATTTCTTCCTGCTCCAAGTATTCTAAATACCGCTGTACTGCTTGAATTAACAGAGCGTTGCGGCTAGGTGCACACTTTTTGTGAAGTGCTTTATTGACTCTTTCCGAAAGTTCAATTGACATATCAATTGTTGCTCGGATTCGCTTTTTTTTCATTGAAGTGTCTCCTCATAGGCAAATATAGCATCCGACCGACATAAACGCAAGCGATTTTTTCTTGCAGACGCCAAGAGTAATTGTGCTGCTGTGTTACCTCGGTAGCCAAAAGCCGCCATCTACCCGCAAACAGGCTCCAGTAATATAGTCCGCTGCGTCGGAGCAGAGAAACGCTGCCGTTTTTCCGATGTCCTCAATCGTTCCCAGTCTACCCCACGGCAGTTTTTTGCCGCCTTCTCTCAGTTCCTCCTCTGTTGCAAAGTTCCGCTCACCCGGTGTGTCGGTCCACCCCGGCTCAATGACGTTGACATTGATACGATGCTCGGTGAGTTCTGTCGCCATTGTGTACCCCATGTGGTTGATGCCTGCTTTGGCGGTATTGTAGGCAACGGAATTTCCAAACGGGATAAAGGCGTGGACGGAACTGATAATTAAGATCTTCCCACCTTCGCCACGTTCCACCATGTGGCGTGCAGCGACCTGACTGCAATGAAATACTCCCCACATACAGACATCAATCGTCCGTTCCACATCGGCAACGGGAATTTCGAGAAACGGTTTGCGAATGCTCATCGCTGCGTTATTTACGAGGATGTCTATCTTTCCGAACTGATCGATCCCCTGCTGCACCATCGTCTCGACAGCATCTCGATC is a genomic window containing:
- a CDS encoding glucose 1-dehydrogenase codes for the protein MVDLHGKVALITGSSRGIGRGCAVEMATCGADIVINYRTHPDEAAEVAEIVRGLGRNALTVGADIADRDAVETMVQQGIDQFGKIDILVNNAAMSIRKPFLEIPVADVERTIDVCMWGVFHCSQVAARHMVERGEGGKILIISSVHAFIPFGNSVAYNTAKAGINHMGYTMATELTEHRINVNVIEPGWTDTPGERNFATEEELREGGKKLPWGRLGTIEDIGKTAAFLCSDAADYITGACLRVDGGFWLPR